In Solanum stenotomum isolate F172 unplaced genomic scaffold, ASM1918654v1 scaffold26927, whole genome shotgun sequence, the sequence ataattaaggagagagtaagatattattttaatatcctaattcggaacttttaatctactactcaattaaaaatagaatgcatttaataacatcaaaaagttattagtttaatattttttttcattgtactaattcaattcaatcaaacttaattttaaagataaaataacaacttcattttaattgttgtcaatatatttgaaaaaataattgtgaaaaggcttttcttgcaccttattttaattttcatatactattattattttttctgtcattttttcaatgaattttatttcaatttaaaatttaatgtttattcttaaaactctGACGGTACAAATGAAGGTGgagtaaaatataataaatgatgattcttttactaaataagaagatataacgaaattgaaaggatgacgttttttttttttttgtaaatggaTAGGAAATTCTATTAAGGTATCTTTATGTCATTATTcagtatatttttaatataaattttatttgttgatgcatttgtttagtactccatctgtccctaattacttgtttacttttccttttatagttgtctctaattacttgtccattttgacaaatcaagaaagaatatatttttacctattataccctcaattaaatgactaattactttgaaaattgcagaacttttcatctacttcataattaataggggtaaaatgataaactgactatgtcattaattgatttcttaataaatgcgtaaatttaaaagtggagaagtaattaggaacagagaGAGTATTACAGTCTTATTTGACattatgagatatttcttagacatttaaggagaatggtagaccgaaatatatattatatattaaaggatgaacttcatgcaatggaagaatttgttattagcaaatatattttaacttatttgataaaaaatatattcttcctcatttaatagatgtaaaatttgTGAAGCTTTNacttatttgataaaaaatatattcttcctcatttaatagatgtaaaatttgtgaagctttattttttttcacaatcttcatattattaagacaaatattaatattacgattaaacaacaaaataaatataaaattaaaaaaatatatttaatttaaatgatcgcgcgaagtgcagccaagttctctaatttaaaataaaaaagtaaaatttaaatgggtctactatagaattcctagaaaaccaacttgaaaaattatgctaaaaatggaaaataaaaagtgaaataaatttaattgagagttatccttcgtctgtcccattttatgtgagactttttatttttcgagaatcaaatagtttaagtttaaccataaatttgcgtatgatatcttcattttttttttttaaatttggacaaattagataaatagtaatgttagcttctaagaaatgtgacatcatcatttacacatccaacttttatatatataaaagaagagttaaaaaagaaaaaataagtgatttaagaaaattatataaataacattaatgatgagatgaagattaagaaaaaacgtcaaataaattagttgtattgatgatgataaaagttaaataaatcattttttctattctttaaatttttaacataaaatttccaatgttttaaaattaaaaataaatgttaaaaattaaaaaaaaaatggaggcaataattattttattaaagaaaaatatgtgtagaaaaagtagaagtagatgaaggcaaatgagtaataataataattctaataaggactaatgagtaataataataattctaataaggactaatgagtaataataataattgttatgTTAGTCCTTCTATTAATGTACAATTGTTTTTGCACATTGTACAACTAATTAATGCAGTGAAAAgttaatgtacaaaattgtatgCATGTTGTACAAGAGTATTAATGCAATGTTGGTCCTTTCCAActctcacttctaaataagagtaatattCAACCCTAGCGGCTAACGTTTTATTGGACAAATAAACAATGGGTGAGATGGTAAATTAAATCGATGCCTTTTCATAgagtaatatttatttttaaggactcttataatttttcatgaatttatTTGGAGGCCAATACATGTATTATTATACCATAGTATTTTGGTAAAACGTGCTAGTTTAAAAATAGGAGCTAACACACATTTGTCTAGACAATGCAAAGAATTGAGAAAGATACATGTTTGGGGCGTTATGCTATTATTGTCTCAAAAGAGTGATTATCTAATCTTTTGAATATAggaaatgatataaaaaaatttgtatcAGTTTGTCTGAAATGTATATGattcatgtttaaaatttatttgaaattgttAAATTATCGTAAATAATTTTGCCTTTGagaatatacatatatatgtccCTTCTGGAAATTAATTGCCACAACTAGGCGTAACaaaagtaattaaaattaaaatgacagAGTTACCCTTACAACCACACTTTCCATTTGAGACTTTTGATCTTCAAGTCTACTTATAATTATCATTCAATATAATCTACCACCAGGGGCAGAGCTAGGTAGTAAGGTTTTGAGTTTCATCTGAACCTCTTTTGGCGGAAAATACTATACAATTTTTGTgtggataaaattattttatatatatatatatattatatagttgaTGTTGATCCGTCTTTGATTTCTTCGTATGcatacttcttcatattttgaaatccTTCGGTCTGACTCGACCACACCACCGACTATAACAGATTAATTAACCAATGAAACAATCCTGATGTAATAATTAGTTTCAGATGATTGGGGGAAGATCTTGGTAGATGATGAAGTCGTCATCTGGATAAAATTGATGTGGTAATTCACCAGTAGAAGTTGCTGATAAGCTATTGATTTGGCTTATAATGTCGTAATTATTCACTATCAAACTTGTGCTTGGCATGCAATTAGCAACATAATTAGGCACTGGTTGCAGCCACTGTGTGTCAGTTACATAATTACATGCCTCAGAAGTGAATCCATTATTAAAACTATCGTCATCCAATAAAACCTTGAAATTCTGGTGGCCATCTTGAAAGGCTGTTTTTACCATTTTCATTGCAATAGCCTAGCACCAGATGAAGTCAAAAAACAAGTCAGTAGTAGTCCTCGTGACAAAATATTACTCTACCTTCTTATTGTAACTCGTGAAAACATGCAAGATTCTCATTGAAATAGTGAAAAATttcctaattttctttttaatgaaaacactattaacttttcttttctcacaatttcaatcaaaatatctgTAACCACGGGTCATTTTTCATTTGAAAGATAGCAATTCTATAATAGTCGGCCTCGATATGGGCTGCGTGAAGTCTAAAGGCTGATTTCTTTTCTCAAGACTCAACTCGAATCTTCGATGAAGCATATATATAGTGAAAAAATATTGTAGCTGCTAGTTGAAGCAATTCAgtttaaaaaaggaaatgaaaaagggTAAATTTGGAACCTTTTGAGTTTGATCAGTGAGCTGTTCGACAGAGAAGAACAGACCCCCTTCATAGAGTCGTACTCCAATCAATTCTCCCACATCAGTAAATATCACTAGTGGATTTTCGTGGGGATACACATATCTTTTCAAGTCAAGTTTATTCTTTGCCTGATTTACTGCTGCATCCAGTTTCTTCACGTTCATATGCCTGCCAAGGATCTTTATACATACAAACAATATTtcagacaaaaagaaaaattaattcaGTATTGCGAGAGTGATAATGCCATTAATTAATTGCCTTACTTTGAGTAGGTTTTCACGGTTCAAAAAGTAGTGAGTTAAGAAGTCGTTGACTGTTTTAATGTTTTCCTTCTCCAAACGTTCATGGAAAGGACCATCTTTGCCAATTGTTTCCAGTTTCCAAACTTCATCATGAAGAAATAGGGGCTTCAATCTCTTGCTTActgtaaattaattaaattagtgaaatcaatcacaaatgaaatacataataatttaaatgaattaaGTACGTACTGTTACGACGATCCTTGACAAAGAATGGTTCAGTGGTTGCTTCCACGATTCTGGTCCCAACTCTTAATGCACCTAGTCTCAATTCACGGTTTCTCATAGCATTTCTAGTATGTTTGAATGAAATATGACTTACAGAAACACTCCCATTTTTCAAGCTGACTTGAGGATTTCCACGAATCAGCGATTTTTCGCCACCATACCTTGTAAAATCTTTCTCAAGGACAACTATTTCCACTTCTGTTGATGCTTCTGGCCCAGGATTCACAATATTTTTAGTACTGCAGTCAATTAAATGTAGATCTAAGGGGGAGCCCTCTTGATCTCCTATGGGGATCCCAGTATATATTGGACCACGTACGTTGTTCGAAAACtgtaattttaaattcaaattttcctGCACTTCTCTGAATAAGATATACAGGTCTCACTATCATACGgaaaaacaataataactatgaatggaattaaaaataaatagagaaacTTATCGTTGCCTTGGGATGGTTGAAATCTCTACAGCCTGTATTTGAACAAGCAACTTAATTAGATGAACATCGTACAAGTCGTTTtatacaataaattaaaatgcaGTACTAgtgtaaattaattaaatccttaaatatatcaaatttaaaaagagaTAGTGTCAAATAATATTCTAGGGCACAAAttaagtactccctccgtccacaattgtttgtcaggaTAAGGTCATGCACAcccctcaaggaaaatttaatacaaggtgtaatt encodes:
- the LOC125851549 gene encoding calmodulin-binding protein 60 A-like — its product is EVQENLNLKLQFSNNVRGPIYTGIPIGDQEGSPLDLHLIDCSTKNIVNPGPEASTEVEIVVLEKDFTRYGGEKSLIRGNPQVSLKNGSVSVSHISFKHTRNAMRNRELRLGALRVGTRIVEATTEPFFVKDRRNISKRLKPLFLHDEVWKLETIGKDGPFHERLEKENIKTVNDFLTHYFLNRENLLKILGRHMNVKKLDAAVNQAKNKLDLKRYVYPHENPLVIFTDVGELIGVRLYEGGLFFSVEQLTDQTQKAIAMKMVKTAFQDGHQNFKVLLDDDSFNNGFTSEACNYVTDTQWLQPVPNYVANCMPSTSLIVNNYDIISQINSLSATSTGELPHQFYPDDDFIIYQDLPPII